TGCGCCCGGTCCAGCGCCGACAGTAACTGCACTCCGAGTCGGGCCGCGTCTCGTGGCAGCAGTGTCCCCTCCGTGGCAATGACGTCGGCGAGTGACTGCCCGTCGACCAGCTCCATCACGATCCACGGTCGACCGTCCTCTTCCAACACATCGAATACAGTGACGACCCCCGGATGTTTGACCCGCGCCGCGGCCCGTGCCTCCTGCTCCATGCGGGCGTGCAGCACCGCGAGCTCTTCGCGCGGCAGGCCGCTGACCGTCAGCTCCTTCACCGCCACCTCACGGCTGAGCACCTGATCCCGCGCCCGCCACACGGTGCCCATCCCGCCGCGGCCGAGCTGCTCGACGAGGAGATACCGGCCGGCCAGCAGCCGCTCTTCATCGCCACTCATGGCGCTCCCGAGCCGTGATCGGGCAGGCGTGGGCGCCGTGCAGAAGGTGGACGTGTCGTCATGGTTCCTCACTTCCGCGCCGTCATACGGCCGAGGATCCCGCCTCTTTTCCATGCTGTGCCGACTGCTCGGTATTGTCGCGCCGAACCGCGTGCCGACGCCGCCCCGGACACAGTACGTATGAGGAGTCCGGTCCTTGGCGGGAGGTTCCGTGAGTCTTCGAGTGGGCCTGTCGTCGCCTGACGGTGCGGTCACCTCGCGAACCGTCCTCGCACATGCCGGTCGATTGCCGGTTCCGTCGCTCCGTCGTGCCGGTCGTGATCCGCAGCCGGGCTCGATGAGCGGCGATTTCGCAGGTCAGCAGGTATCGGCTCGACCGGGTCGGCCGATACAGAAGGACTCCAGCTTTTCGACGAGGCCGCTTCCTGGGCTGTGATTCAAGAACCAGCCGACCGACGAGGGCTTCGCGGGAAGCCCCTGGGAAATCGGTCGTCCGGCAGTACTTCGCGCAGGGCCGACACTGACGGCCGCATTGTCCGCGCGAACTCACGTACCTCCGATCACACCCACGGGAGAGTCATGCGTATCCGTACCGTCCTGGTCAAGAACCATGACGAGGGAGCGCGTGGATCAAGACCTGTCCGGCCGAGGTCCAGAAGAACATCAGAGGCAAGCCGTACCTCCGCGACTCCCGCCCGAAGGACGCCGAGAGCTGCTGAATGCCGTGACCGGGAACCGCAGGACGGGCGGCCGGCCCGCCCGTCACAGAGCGTGCCCAGCCTGCGGCACCCCGGCCGTGTGTGAGCAAGGCCAGGAAGGGGCTGCATCCCGATGCAGCCCCTTTCGCCATGTCCACGACCGCGGCAGGTGGGGCTGGGTACACCTGCCGTGGGGCTGTTTCGGCTGTTTTCCGGCTGCACCCCCAAACACGCCCGGGGACTTGGCCGGCATCGACACAGAACCGCCCGCCTGGCCGAAGCGCCGCCCCGGCGAACCGGCCCTGAGCAGGGCGATCAATCTTCGCTCGGCCCCGTTTGAACCGGTGCGGAGCGAGATCAGACCAAGCCCGCGATTCGATAAAAAAGGGCCCCTGACCAGCATATTCGCTGACCAGGGGTCCTCTGCGGCAGACGAGTCGGGCTGTACGCCGGGTTCTGTCGCCCGGGTGCCTTGCGGCGGCCCGGGGAGACGGCCATCCATCTAGGGCCGGCGTTGCCGCCGGCCTCGTGCGGTCTACCCGCGGACTCGGGCGGGCAGCCCTCGAACGTCCGCGCAGAGCCGCTTTTCACGGCGGCTCCTTTTGACCTTGCTCCGGGTGGGGTTTACCTAGCTGCCCAGGTCGCCCTGGGCACTGGTGGTCTCTTACACCACCGTTTCACCCTTACCCGACGCCGAAGCGCCGGGCGGTTTGTTTTCTGTGGCACTGTCCCGCGGGTCACCCCGGGTGGCCGTTAGCCATCACCCTGCCCTGTGGAGCCCGGACGTTCCTCGGGAAGCCCCTAAGGGGACTCCACGCGGCCGTCCGCCCGGCTCGTCTGCCGTGCCGACCATGCTACCGGCCCGCCGCCCCCTCGCCGTCCCGAGGCCGCCAGGACCGACGGCTCGGGGATTTCACCGGGCAGCGCAGGTGGGGAGCCGCGCGCACGTCCTCCCCGTCAGCCGGTCCCGAACACCCCCTCCAGCGCGTCGAAGGCCGCCTCCATCCGCGCCCGGTGTTCGTTTGCGACGGTCGCCGCCCGCTCTCCCGCGAGGAGGCGGCGCGCGGTGGTGACGTAGAGCGAGCGGTAGGCCGCGATCGTCATGGCGGCCGCGAGGTGCGGGTCGGAAAGTTCGGGGGCGGTCTCTACGAGGGTCCGTGCCAGGGCCTCTTCCACCTCCTCGACGCCCTCGCGGGCGCGGGCGCTCAGTGCGGGCGAGTCGATGACGATCCGCCAGAAGTGCGGGAAGTTGTCGTGGAGGCCGCCCAACGGGTGCTGCTGGTCGATGAGTTGAAGCGCGAGGGCGCGGAGGGCGGTGAACGGGCTCTCGGCGGGCCCGCGTTGTCGAACCGCTTCCGTGAACATCTCCACGGCCTCGGGGATGCGGTCGAGGAAGAGGTCCTCCTTGCGCGGGAAGTAGTTGAAGACGGTCATCGCGGACACGTCCGCCGCCCTCGCGACCTCCGCGACCGTCACCTCGTCGAAGCCGCGCTCGAAGAACAGGCCGGTCGCCACGTTCGAGATCCGTTGCCGCGTGGCCTGCTTCTTGCGCTCCCGAAGGGACGGTTCCGCTTTCTTTTCCTCCACCATGAGGAAAACTATAGCGGCCACAAACTTTTAGTGACTACAGTGAAACTCATGATGGACATGGAGATGGGGACTGACACGGAGATGGGTACGGAGTACGACGTTGTCGTGGTCGGTGCCGGGCCGGTCGGGCTGATGCTGGCGTGCGAGCTGGCGCTCGGCGGGGTGCGGACGCTGGTCGTCGAGCGGCTGGCCGAGGTGGACGAGACGATCAAGGCGGGCGGGATCAACTCCCCGACCGCCGTCGCCCTCTACCGACGCGGACTGCTGCCCGCGCTCGCGGAGGCCCAGGAGACGGCGATGAGCCTTTTCCGGGAGTTCCGGGGGTTCCGGGGGTTCCGGGGGTTCCGGGGGTTGCAGGAGGCGCAGAAGGCCCGGGGCGAGGACGGCGGCGCGGGGGCGGTGCCGCTGCCGAGGTTCGCCGGGCACTTCGGCGGGATCATGCTCGACGCCCGCCTGCTGGACGACTCGGACCCGGACTTCGCGGACCTCGGACCGGTCGACGGCATCCGTCTGGTCCCCCAGGCGACGCTGGAGCGGCTGCTCGGCGAACGCGCCCGGGAACTGGGCGTGGAGGTGCGCCGCCAGGTCGAAGTGACCGGCTTCGACGCCGGACACGCTGACGGCTCCGACGGCGACGGCGTCACCGTACGCCTCACGCCCGGGCGGGACGTGCGCGCGGGCTGGCTCGTCGGATGCGACGGCGGGCGCAGCACCGTCCGCAAGCTCGCCGGGTTCGGCTTCCCGGGCACGCCCCCGGAGATCACCGGCTACCAGGCGATCGCCGACCTGACCGGCACCGAGGGGCTGCGCAGCGGCTGGCAGACGACGGACGTCGGGACGTACGCGCATGGTCCGATGCCCGGCCGCATCCTGACCGTGGAGTTCGACGGGCCGCCCGCCGACCGCGAAACTCCCGTCACCATCGAGGAGTTGCAGGCCAGTGTGCGCCGCGTGACCGGTGTGGACGTGACGGTGGACAAGGTGCGCTCGATCACCCGGTTCACCGACAACTGCCGCCAGACGAGCAGTTATCGCGCGGGCCGGGTGCTGCTCGCGGGCGACGCGGCGCATGTGCACTCGCCGTTCGGCGGGCAGGGGCTCAACCTGGGCATCGGGGACGCGATGAACCTCGGCTGGAAACTCGCGGCGGTGGTGCGCGGGCACGCCCCCGAGGGCCTGCTCGACTCGTACACACGTGAACGGCATCCGATCGGCGCGTGGGTGCTGGAGTGGACGCGGGCCCAGGTCGCGCTGATGCGCCCCGAGTCGCATGCGCGCGCCCTGCGCAAGGTGGTCATCGGCATGACGGAGACGGTCGACGGCACCACCCACCTGGCCAAGAGGATCTCCGGCGTCTGGCAGCACTACGACCTGCCCGGCGACCACCCGCTCGTCGGCCGCAGCGCCCCCGACCTGGAACTCGCCGACGGCACCCGGCTCGCCGACCACCTGCACACCGGACGCCCCCTGCTGCTCGACCTGGCCGACGACCCGAAGCTGCGCGCCCGCGCGGAGGGCCACGGCGACCGGGTGGACGTCCGCACGGTCGCCGCCCCCGCCCGCCCACAGCTCACGGCACTGCTCGTGCGGCCGGACGGATACGTGGCATGGGCGGCGGACACCGAACGCCTGCCGGAGAACGCAGAGAACACAGAAGGCACGCAGGGCACGGAGGGCACAGAAGGCGCAAAAGACCCAGGGGACACACTGGAGGCGGCGCTGGAACGCTGGTTCGGGGCTCCTGCCCGCTGAGTCGCCGTCAGGCGGGTACGAAGCGGATCGCCGGGGACGTCAAGGCCGTTGAGGCCGTTGAGGCCGTTGAGGCCGTTGAGGCCGTTGAGGCCGTTGAGGCCGTTGAGGCCGTTGAGGCCGTTGAGGCCGTTGAGGCCGTTGAGGCCGTTGAGGCCGTTGAGGCCGTTGAGGCCGTTGAGGCCGTTGAGGCCGTCGGAGATGCCGGGGATATCGGGGACGTCCGGGCCGTCGGATCGGCCTGGGTGAGGCGGACGCGGAGGCGTTCTCCGAGGGGGAGGGCGGTGTCGGGGGCGCCGTCGATGCGGCCGATGACCGCCGGGGATTCCAGTTGGACGGTGCCGACGGTCGGCCGGCGCTCGTCCACGTCCACCACGTACCCGTCGAACACCTCGCCGACCCGGTCCTTCAGCAGCGCGGCCTCGACCAGGTCGACGCAGCCGCGCTCGACGGCGTTCGCGCGCCGCCCGCCCTCCGCCATCTCCTTCGGCAGCGCGTCGAGCACGGCGAGCACCCAGTCGGGCGGGGCGTGACCGGCGACGGCGGCGAGGCAGAGCTCGGTGGCGTGCCGGTCGGCCAGGCGGCGCAGCGGGGCCGTGCAGTGGGTGTACGGGGCGGCGACGGCGGCGTGGGTCGTGATGCCGGGGAGTCTCCCGTCGCGGAAGACGGTGTAGCCGGCGCCCCGCAGCAGGGTCGTGCACTCCTGGAGGAAGGCCGCGTGCCGGGGGTCGTGCGGGTCGAGGGAGCGGATGAGCCGCGCGTACGAGACATGGTGCGGCCAGTCGATGCGCAGCGCGTGCGCGGTGCGGCGCAGGCGGCCGACAGCGCCGTCGGGCGCGGCGGGGAGCGTGCGCAGGATGCCCGTGCCCGAGGCCAGCATCAGGTCGGCCGCGGCCATTCCGGTGAGGAGGGAGAGCTGCGCGTTCCAGCCCTCGGCGGGCAGCGGGGCGCGGTAGCTCAACTCGTAGGTGCGGTCGCGGTCGTGGCCATGGCCGTGGTCATGAGCGTGGTCATGAGCGTGGTCATGGTCGTCGTCGTGCTCGATGATCTCCTGCTCGGGCACGTCGAGGGAGATCCCGCCTCGCTCCGCCTCCAGCCGCTCCCGCAACTTTCCTACGACGGCGAGAAGTTGGAGTGGGTCCTCGGCGGTCCCCGCGTCGATCTGCCGTTGCACGCCCGCGTAGTCGAGCTTGGCGCGGCTGCGGACGAGGGCACGGCGGACGTCGACGGCGACGGCCTGGCCGTCCGCGTCGAGGTCGATGGTCCACAGCGCGGCCGGGCGGACCTTGCCGGGCAGCAGACTGGCGGCGCCCTCGCTGAGCACGGCCGGATGCAGCGGGACCTTGCCGTCGGGGAAGTAGAGGGTGTTCACCCGGCGGTGTGCCTCGGCGTCCAGCAGCCCGCCGGGGACGACGAACGCGGCGACGTCTGCGATGGCGTACCGGACGCGGTAGCCGGCGCCCTGCCGGGAGAGGTGCAGCGCCTGGTCGAGGTCGGTGGAGGCGGGCGGGTCGAGGGTGAGGAAGGGAAGGTCGGTGGCGTCGTACGAGGGGAGGGCCGGGGCCTGCGCGGCGTGCTCCGCCTCGGCGAGGACCGCGAGCGGGAAGGCGGCCGGGACGTCGAGTCTCGTGCGCAGTGCGGTGAGGGCGGCCCGGAGTGGGGCTTCGGGGGCGCCGGTCACGCGGATGTGGCGGCGGGGCATGCAACGAGCGTAGGTCCGGGTGCGCGAGGTGGCACGCCGTACGCTGGCGCGGCAGAGCTCTACCGAAGGAGATTTCCCGTGCTCGTCCTGCTGCCGCCCTCCGAAGGCAAGGCGTCCTTTGGACGTGGCGCCCCGCTCAAGCCTGAGGCTCTCTCCCTGCCGGGGCTCGGCGCCGCCCGCGAGGCCGTCCTCGACGAACTTGTCGAGCTGTGCGCGGCCGACGAGGAGAAGGCGCGCGAGGTGCTCGGGCTGAGCGAGGGGCTGCGCGGCGAGGTCGCGAAGAACCTGGAGCTGCGCACGGCGGCCGCCCGGCCGGCCGGGGAGATCTACACGGGGGTCCTGTACGACGCCCTCGGCCTGGCCTCGCTCGACGCGGCGGCGAGGCGGCGCGCGGCCCGCTCGCTGCTCGTCTTCTCGGGGTTGTGGGGCGCCGTCCGGGTGACGGACCGCATCCCGTCGTACCGCTGCTCGATGGGCGTGCGGCTGCCGGGGCTGGGGGCGCTGGGCGCGCACTGGCGCACTCCGATGGCATCCGTGCTGCCCGAGGCGGCGGGGGACGGGCTGGTGCTGGACCTGCGGTCGGCGGCGTACGCGGCCGCGTGGAAGCCGAAGGGCGAGGTCGCGGGGCGGACGGCGAGCGTACGGGTGCTGCACGCGCCGACCCGGAAGGTCGTCAGCCACTTCAACAAGGCGACGAAGGGGCGGATCGTACGGAGCCTGCTGACGTCGGGGATCGCCCCCAAGGGTCCGGCGGAACTGGTGGAGGCGTTGCGGGACCTCGGGTACGTGGTGGAGGAGCAGGCGCCGGCGAGGTCGGGGACTTCGTGGACGCTGGACGTGCTGGTGGACGAGGTGCACTGAGACACCGGTCGGGCGTGATTGCAGCATGCGCAACGACCTTTGCGCGTGCTGCACACCGGGGGCAGGATGGGGCACATGACCTCACCGCCGCCCTCCTCTTCGGCTGCCTCGGTACTGGATCTGGCCGCGGCGGCCGTCGTCCCCGTAGTGGTCGTTCAGGACGCCGCCGACGCCGTACCGCTGGCGCGGGCGCTGGTCGCGGGTGGGCTGCCCGCGATCGAGGTGACGCTGCGGACGCCGTCGGCGCTCGACGCTATCCGGGAGATCTCCGGGTCGGTCCCGGAGGCGGTCGTCGGGGCCGGGACGGTGCTCACGCCGGAGCAGGTGACGGCGTGCGGGGCGGCC
The Streptomyces sp. NBC_01485 genome window above contains:
- a CDS encoding FAD-dependent oxidoreductase, producing MDMEMGTDTEMGTEYDVVVVGAGPVGLMLACELALGGVRTLVVERLAEVDETIKAGGINSPTAVALYRRGLLPALAEAQETAMSLFREFRGFRGFRGFRGLQEAQKARGEDGGAGAVPLPRFAGHFGGIMLDARLLDDSDPDFADLGPVDGIRLVPQATLERLLGERARELGVEVRRQVEVTGFDAGHADGSDGDGVTVRLTPGRDVRAGWLVGCDGGRSTVRKLAGFGFPGTPPEITGYQAIADLTGTEGLRSGWQTTDVGTYAHGPMPGRILTVEFDGPPADRETPVTIEELQASVRRVTGVDVTVDKVRSITRFTDNCRQTSSYRAGRVLLAGDAAHVHSPFGGQGLNLGIGDAMNLGWKLAAVVRGHAPEGLLDSYTRERHPIGAWVLEWTRAQVALMRPESHARALRKVVIGMTETVDGTTHLAKRISGVWQHYDLPGDHPLVGRSAPDLELADGTRLADHLHTGRPLLLDLADDPKLRARAEGHGDRVDVRTVAAPARPQLTALLVRPDGYVAWAADTERLPENAENTEGTQGTEGTEGAKDPGDTLEAALERWFGAPAR
- a CDS encoding RNB domain-containing ribonuclease, producing MPRRHIRVTGAPEAPLRAALTALRTRLDVPAAFPLAVLAEAEHAAQAPALPSYDATDLPFLTLDPPASTDLDQALHLSRQGAGYRVRYAIADVAAFVVPGGLLDAEAHRRVNTLYFPDGKVPLHPAVLSEGAASLLPGKVRPAALWTIDLDADGQAVAVDVRRALVRSRAKLDYAGVQRQIDAGTAEDPLQLLAVVGKLRERLEAERGGISLDVPEQEIIEHDDDHDHAHDHAHDHGHGHDRDRTYELSYRAPLPAEGWNAQLSLLTGMAAADLMLASGTGILRTLPAAPDGAVGRLRRTAHALRIDWPHHVSYARLIRSLDPHDPRHAAFLQECTTLLRGAGYTVFRDGRLPGITTHAAVAAPYTHCTAPLRRLADRHATELCLAAVAGHAPPDWVLAVLDALPKEMAEGGRRANAVERGCVDLVEAALLKDRVGEVFDGYVVDVDERRPTVGTVQLESPAVIGRIDGAPDTALPLGERLRVRLTQADPTARTSPISPASPTASTASTASTASTASTASTASTASTASTASTASTASTASTASTASTASTALTSPAIRFVPA
- a CDS encoding TetR/AcrR family transcriptional regulator; protein product: MVEEKKAEPSLRERKKQATRQRISNVATGLFFERGFDEVTVAEVARAADVSAMTVFNYFPRKEDLFLDRIPEAVEMFTEAVRQRGPAESPFTALRALALQLIDQQHPLGGLHDNFPHFWRIVIDSPALSARAREGVEEVEEALARTLVETAPELSDPHLAAAMTIAAYRSLYVTTARRLLAGERAATVANEHRARMEAAFDALEGVFGTG
- the yaaA gene encoding peroxide stress protein YaaA; translated protein: MLVLLPPSEGKASFGRGAPLKPEALSLPGLGAAREAVLDELVELCAADEEKAREVLGLSEGLRGEVAKNLELRTAAARPAGEIYTGVLYDALGLASLDAAARRRAARSLLVFSGLWGAVRVTDRIPSYRCSMGVRLPGLGALGAHWRTPMASVLPEAAGDGLVLDLRSAAYAAAWKPKGEVAGRTASVRVLHAPTRKVVSHFNKATKGRIVRSLLTSGIAPKGPAELVEALRDLGYVVEEQAPARSGTSWTLDVLVDEVH